Proteins encoded by one window of Bactrocera oleae isolate idBacOlea1 chromosome 4, idBacOlea1, whole genome shotgun sequence:
- the LOC106617027 gene encoding facilitated trehalose transporter Tret1-2 homolog: MNPELSKIDGSTLVLSPLITKALKKKPIKPLGERKKAVRRQQLMVLLGNTCVVASGMSVALPSVSLSQLTSKDDIYQLTTEESSWFASINSMACPLGGLIVGYLMDRFGRKNTMLLTNVVGIIGSALLATATYQTSRDALFVQMLIGRFVSGLMMGAALSPIGSYSAEISLPRMRGRLILGSSIAIATGILLMYVLGFLIRNHFQLICLISAIYQCIAFCCVLPMPESPSWLMQKGLAEKARKSLKYFRGLSENDKTTYDEFEKELAMIKKNSDQSREAAESESLLQAIRSPEVYKPLIMMMGFFFFQQFSGIVIVIVFAAQIATSAGVAADPMLVAIFVGIARIFTTFFMGTIFEHWGRRPAGVLSATGMTVCMLLLAANGWWPVIGEYLSLLPIICIVLHIIFSTLGLLTLPFLMISEVFPQRVRGSANGFTLFVGLTFSFAVVKLYPSVEVLIGTPNSFAGFGLISLLGLVFIIFVVPETKGRTLLEIENYFRTGRRVTNAQVARRQSQIAMEVAAGAYSSQYELDEVIMRLSKLHEDCESNEADN, translated from the exons ATGAATCCTGAATTATCGAAGATAGATGGCAGTACACTTGTGCTCTCACCACTCATTACAAAAGCGCTGAAAAAGAAGCCGATAAAACCACTGGGCGAACGCAAGAAAGCGGTGCGACGGCAG CAACTGATGGTGTTGCTTGGTAATACCTGTGTGGTGGCGTCGGGCATGTCGGTCGCATTGCCCTCCGTTTCATTGAGTCAACTAACAAGTAAAGATGACATTTATCAACTGACCACCGAGGAAAGTAGTTGGTTTG CATCCATCAATAGTATGGCCTGTCCGCTTGGCGGTTTGATTGTTGGTTATCTGATGGATCGGTTTGGGCGCAAGAACACAATGCTGCTTACCAATGTAGTTGGTATAATCGGTTCGGCCTTGTTAGCAACGGCAACCTACCAAACATCCAGAGATGCCCTCTTCGTCCAAATGTTGATTGGTCGTTTTGTGTCAG GTCTTATGATGGGCGCAGCGCTGTCGCCCATTGGCTCTTACTCGGCGGAAATCAGTTTGCCGCGCATGCGTGGCCGTCTTATTTTGGGCTCGTCCATTGCCATAGCTACGGGCATATTGCTGATGTATGTACTGGGTTTTCTTATACGC AACCATTTTCAATTGATTTGCCTCATCTCAGCGATTTATCAATGCATtgctttttgttgtgttttaccAATGCCGGAATCGCCTAGTTGGCTGATGCAGAAGGGACTTGCGGAAAAGGCACGCAAATCGTTAAAGTATTTCCGTGGTCTCTCCGAGAATG ACAAAACCACCTATGACGAGTTCGAGAAGGAATTGGCAATGATTAAAAAGAATTCCGACCAGAGCCGAGAAGCTGCCGAGAGCGAATCACTTTTGCAGGCCATACGTTCGCCTGAAGTATATAAACCACTCATCATGATGATGGGTTTCTTCTTCTTCCAACAATTCTCGGGCATTGTCATTGTAATTGTATTCGCAGCACAAATCGCAACCAGCGCCGGTGTCGCCGCAGATCCTATGCTCGTGGCCATCTTCGTCGGTATAGCACGCATCTTCACTACCTTCTTCATGGGCACGATTTTCGAACATTGGGGTCGTCGACCGGCAGGGGTTCTCTCGGCGACTGGCATGACAGTCTGCATGTTACTGCTAGCGGCAAACGGATGGTGGCCTGTCATCGGCGAATACTTGTCACTGCTGCCAATTATTTGTATTGTGCTGCATATCATATTCTCCACATTGGGACTGCTGACGCTGCCATTCTTGATGATCTCCGAAGTGTTTCCACAGCGTGTGCGAGGCAGCGCTAACGGTTTCACGTTGTTTGTTGGACTCACATTCTCATTTGCCGTTGTGAAATTGTATCCCAGCGTGGAAGTGCTGATCGGTACACCTAACAGCTTTGCCGGCTTTGGTCTCATCTCACTGCTCGGACTTGTGTTCATCATTTTCGTAGTGCCTGAGACGAAGGGCCGTACATTATTGGAAATTGAGAACTATTTCCGCACCGGACGACGTGTAACGAATGCGCAAGTGGCACGTCGCCAGTCGCAAATCGCTATGGAGGTTGCTGCGGGGGCCTATAGCTCACAGTATGAGCTGGATGAGGTCATCATGCGTCTGAGTAAACTGCACGAAGACTGTGAATCAAATGAAGCTGATAAttga
- the LOC106619103 gene encoding facilitated trehalose transporter Tret1-2 homolog translates to MNPELSKIDGSTLVLSPLITKALKKKPIKPLGERKKAVRRQQLMVLLGNTCVVAAGMSVALPSGSLSQLTSKDDIYQLTTEESSWFASINSMACPLGGLIVGYLMDRFGRKNTMLLTNVVGIIGSALLATATYQTSRDALFVQMLIGRFVSGLMMGAALSPIGSYSAEISLPRMRGRLILGTSIAISTGILLMYVMGFLIRNQFQLICLISAIYQCIAFCCVLPMPESPSWLMQKGLAEKARKSLKYFRGLSENDKTTYDEFEKELAMIKKNSDQSREATESESLVQAIRSPEVYKPLIMMMGFFFFQQFSGIDIVIVFAAQIATSAGVAADPMLVAIFVGIARIITTFFMGTIFERWGRRPAGVFSATGMTVCMLLLAANGWWPVIGEYLPLLPIICIVLHIIFSTLGLQTLPFFMISEVFPQRVRGSANGFTLFVGLTFSFAVVKLYPSVEALIGTPNSFAGFGLISLLGLVFIIFVVPETKGRTLLEIENYFRTGRCVTNAQVARRQSQIAMEVAEV, encoded by the exons ATGAATCCTGAATTATCGAAGATAGATGGCAGTACTCTTGTGCTCTCACCACTCATTACAAAAGCGCTGAAAAAGAAGCCGATAAAACCACTGGGCGAACGCAAGAAAGCGGTGCGACGGCAG CAACTGATGGTGTTGCTTGGTAATACCTGTGTGGTGGCGGCGGGCATGTCGGTCGCATTGCCTTCCGGTTCATTGAGTCAGCTAACAAGTAAAGATGACATTTATCAACTGACCACCGAGGAAAGTAGTTGGTTTG CATCCATCAATAGTATGGCCTGTCCGCTTGGCGGTTTGATTGTTGGTTATCTGATGGATCGGTTTGGGCGCAAGAACACAATGCTGCTTACCAATGTAGTTGGTATAATCGGTTCGGCCTTGTTAGCAACGGCAACCTACCAAACATCCAGAGATGCCCTCTTCGTCCAAATGTTGATTGGTCGTTTTGTGTCAG GTCTTATGATGGGCGCAGCGCTGTCGCCCATTGGCTCTTACTCGGCGGAAATCAGTTTGCCGCGCATGCGTGGCCGTCTGATTTTGGGCACGTCCATTGCCATATCTACGGGCATTTTGCTGATGTATGTAATGGGTTTTCTTATACGC AACCAATTTCAATTGATCTGCCTCATCTCAGCGATTTATCAATGCATTGCTTTTTGCTGTGTCTTACCAATGCCGGAATCACCCAGCTGGTTGATGCAGAAGGGACTTGCGGAGAAGGCGCGCAAATCGCTAAAGTATTTCCGTGGTCTCTCCGAGAATG ACAAAACCACCTACGACGAGTTCGAGAAGGAATTGGCAATGATTAAAAAGAATTCCGACCAGAGCCGAGAAGCTACCGAGAGCGAATCACTCGTGCAGGCCATACGTTCGCCTGAAGTATATAAACCACTCATCATGATGATGGGTTTCTTCTTCTTCCAACAATTCTCGGGCATTGACATTGTAATTGTATTCGCCGCACAAATCGCCACCAGCGCCGGTGTCGCCGCAGATCCTATGCTCGTGGCCATCTTCGTCGGTATAGCACGCATCATCACTACCTTCTTCATGGGTACGATTTTCGAGCGTTGGGGTCGTCGACCGGCAGGTGTTTTTTCAGCGACTGGCATGACAGTCTGCATGTTGCTGCTGGCGGCTAACGGCTGGTGGCCTGTCATCGGCGAATACTTGCCACTGCTGCCAATTATTTGTATTGTGCTACATATCATATTCTCCACATTGGGACTGCAGACGCTGCCATTCTTCATGATCTCCGAAGTGTTTCCACAGCGTGTGCGAGGCAGCGCTAACGGTTTCACATTGTTTGTTGGACTCACATTTTCGTTCGCCGTTGTGAAATTGTATCCCAGCGTGGAAGCGCTGATCGGTACACCTAATAGCTTTGCCGGCTTCGGTCTCATCTCACTACTCGGACTTGTGTTCATCATTTTCGTAGTGCCTGAGACGAAGGGCCGTACACTATTGGAAATTGAGAACTATTTTCGCACCGGACGATGTGTAACGAATGCGCAAGTGGCGCGTCGACAGTCGCAGATCGCAATGGAGGTTGCTGAGGTCTGA
- the LOC106614090 gene encoding uncharacterized protein, which yields MALFAFDHLTPKYFNPNVLVGNWFEERCDRMVDKKAIVPGIYGNSNCPAEHSLYVETYQQPAPEKWNYHEYKRQAFVNRLNSMDTHYRTKDSEEFLKNMTTTSDVMYNIRPTKARAEAASGQKLLEKTEEMLSNYNQPTKTGIIQRLNCDRAREASSRDMSTYTNDFQRKRIESREERLILERCRKYKKPSPLYTDE from the coding sequence ATGGCGCTATTTGCGTTCGATCATCTGACACCGAAATACTTTAATCCGAATGTTCTGGTCGGAAATTGGTTTGAAGAGCGTTGTGATCGCATGGTGGACAAGAAAGCCATCGTACCGGGTATCTATGGAAACTCCAATTGCCCCGCAGAGCACAGTCTCTATGTTGAAACTTACCAGCAACCAGCGCCGGAAAAATGGAATTATCACGAATATAAAAGACAAGCCTTCGTCAATAGGCTCAACAGCATGGACACTCACTACAGAACGAAAGATTCGGAAGAGTTTTTGAAGAACATGACAACCACATCGGACGTCATGTACAATATACGACCGACTAAGGCGCGCGCCGAGGCTGCCAGTGGTCAAAAATTGCTCGAAAAAACTGAAGAAATGTTGAGCAATTACAATCAGCCAACGAAGACTGGCATTATACAACGGCTGAACTGTGATCGTGCGCGCGAGGCGTCATCTCGTGATATGAGCACATATACAAATGATTTTCAGAGAAAACGCATTGAGTCACGAGAAGAAAGGTTGATATTGGAACGTTgccgaaaatataaaaaaccatCGCCATTGTACACGGATGAATGA